In the genome of Nonomuraea sp. NBC_00507, the window GCCTCGTCCTTGCGGCCTTCGCCCTCGGCCACCAGCACTTCCAGCGTCCGGCCGACCTGCTTCTTGTTCTCCTCCCAGGAGATCTCCTCCTGCAGGGCGACCAGCCGCTCGTAGCGCTCCTGGACGACCTCCTTGGGCACCTGGTCGGGCATGGTGGCCGCCGGGGTGCCGGGGCGGATGGAGTATTGGAAGGTGAAGGCGTTGGCGAAGCGGCTCTGGCGGACGACGTCGAGCGTGCCCTGAAAGTCCTCCTCGGTCTCCCCCGGGAAGCCGACGATGATGTCCGTCGAAATGGCGGCGTCGGGCATGGCGGCGCGGACGCGCTCGATGATGCCCAGGTAACGCTCGGCACGGTAGGAACGCCGCATCGCCTTCAAAATGCGTGAAGAGCCCGACTGCAGCGGCATGTGCAGCTGATGCATGACGTTGGGCGTCTCGGCCATGGCGGCGATCACGTCGTCGGTGAAGGCGGCCGGGTGCGGGGAGGTGAAGCGGACCCGCTCCAGGCCCTCGATGTCGCCGCAGGCACGCAGCAGCTTGCCGAAGGCCAGGCGGTCGCCGAACTCCACGCCGTAGGTGTTGACGTTCTGGCCGAGCAGGGTGACCTCGAGGACGCCCTGGTCCACCAAGGCCTGGACCTCGGCGAGGATGTCGCCGGGACGGCGGTCCTTCTCCTTGCCGCGCAGCGACGGCACGATGCAGAACGTGCACGTGTTGTTGCAGCCGACCGAGATGGACACCCACGCCGCGTAGGGAGACTCGCGCTTGGTGGGCAGCGTCGAGGGGAAGACCTCCAGGGACTCCTTCAGCTCGACCTGCGCCTCGCCCTCGATGCGGGCCCGCTCCAGCAGCACCGGCAGTGAGCCGATGTTGTGGGTGCCGAACACCACGTCGACCCACGGCGCCTTGCGGACGATCTCGCCCTGGTCCTTCTGCGCCAGGCAGCCGCCCACGGCGATCTGCATGCGCGGGTTGCGGGTCTTGGCGGGCCTGAGGTGCCCGAGGTTGCCGTAGAGGCGGTTGTCGGCGTTTTCCCGCACGGCACACGTGTTGAACACGACCACGTCGGCGGTCTCACCGTCCGGCGCGGGCATGTAGCCGGCGTCCTCCAGCAGGCCCGACAGCCGCTCGGAGTCATGCACGTTCATCTGGCACCCGTATGTGCGCACTTCGTACGTGCGGGCGCCCTCCTGGGTCACAGTCATGGCATGTTCAAGGGTAGTCGGTGTCGGGCTTGCGACGGCCCTCACAGATCTAAAAGACCAGCTTGACGGCCGGATGTGATCGGATCGGTACCACTCGGTTAGTGACCAGCGCCTTTATGCCCTCTACCGTTTCGTTCCATGACGGAGAACGGCGACGGCACTCCACTGGTTCAGTTGGAGGACGTCAACAAGCACTTTGGGGCCTTGCACGTCCTGAAGAACATCAACTTGACCGTCTCTCGTGGCGAGGTCCTGGTCGTCATCGGCCCGTCGGGCGGGGGGAAGTCAACGCTCTGCCGGGCGATCAACCGGTTGGAGACGATCGACGACGGGAAGATCATATTTGACGGCCAGGTGCTGCCCGCCGAGGGCAAGGCGCTGGCCAGGCTACGCTCTGAAGTAGGCATGGTTTTCCAGTCGTTCAACTTGTTCGCCCACAAGACCATCCGGGAGAACGTCACCCTCGGCCCGACCAAGGTGCGCGGCGTCGCCAAGGACGCCGCCAACAAGCGGGCGATGGAGCTTCTGGAGCGGGTGGGCATCGCGGCGCAGGCGGACAAATACCCGGCTCAGCTCTCCGGCGGCCAGCAGCAGCGGGTCGCGATCGCCAGGGCGCTGGCCATGGACCCGAAGATGATCCTGTTCGACGAGCCGACCTCGGCACTGGACCCCGAGATGGTGCAAGAGGTGCTCGATGTCATGATCGGGCTGGCCCGTGACGGGATGACCATGATGGTCGTCACGCACGAGATGGGCTTTGCCCGCCGGGCCGC includes:
- the miaB gene encoding tRNA (N6-isopentenyl adenosine(37)-C2)-methylthiotransferase MiaB, whose translation is MTVTQEGARTYEVRTYGCQMNVHDSERLSGLLEDAGYMPAPDGETADVVVFNTCAVRENADNRLYGNLGHLRPAKTRNPRMQIAVGGCLAQKDQGEIVRKAPWVDVVFGTHNIGSLPVLLERARIEGEAQVELKESLEVFPSTLPTKRESPYAAWVSISVGCNNTCTFCIVPSLRGKEKDRRPGDILAEVQALVDQGVLEVTLLGQNVNTYGVEFGDRLAFGKLLRACGDIEGLERVRFTSPHPAAFTDDVIAAMAETPNVMHQLHMPLQSGSSRILKAMRRSYRAERYLGIIERVRAAMPDAAISTDIIVGFPGETEEDFQGTLDVVRQSRFANAFTFQYSIRPGTPAATMPDQVPKEVVQERYERLVALQEEISWEENKKQVGRTLEVLVAEGEGRKDEATRRLSGRAADNRLVHFAVGSEVPRPGDMVTVEVTYAAPHHLVADGPVRSVRRTRAGDAWEARQAGPATGPGVLLGMPTIGRPDPLPAAPTGACSAH
- a CDS encoding amino acid ABC transporter ATP-binding protein; the protein is MTENGDGTPLVQLEDVNKHFGALHVLKNINLTVSRGEVLVVIGPSGGGKSTLCRAINRLETIDDGKIIFDGQVLPAEGKALARLRSEVGMVFQSFNLFAHKTIRENVTLGPTKVRGVAKDAANKRAMELLERVGIAAQADKYPAQLSGGQQQRVAIARALAMDPKMILFDEPTSALDPEMVQEVLDVMIGLARDGMTMMVVTHEMGFARRAANRVVFMADGQIVEENTPDEFFTNAQTDRARDFLSKILTH